In a single window of the Hippocampus zosterae strain Florida chromosome 6, ASM2543408v3, whole genome shotgun sequence genome:
- the ostf1 gene encoding osteoclast-stimulating factor 1, with protein sequence MSKPPPKPAKPGQVKVFRAEFTFDPRTPDELYFEEGDILYISDTSDSNWWKGTCRGRTGLIPRNYVTEQAESIDHPMHEAAKRGNLCWLRECVENRVGINGLDKAGNTALYWGCHGGHKDVVELLLNQSSVELNQQNKLGDTALHAAAWKGYSDIVAMLLNKDARTDIRNNENKLALEMATNAQCASLLKRKLASTITRSHSNAEEYLDEEDSD encoded by the exons GCCAAGTCAAGGTGTTCAGAGCTGAGTTCACCTTTGACCCCAGAACG CCCGATGAGCTTTACTTTGAAGAAGGAGACATCCTCTACATCTCTGACACG AGTGACAGCAACTGGTGGAAAGGAACATGCCGAGGGAGGACGGGCCTTATTCCACGCAACTACG TGACGGAGCAGGCCGAATCCATCGACCACCCGATGCATGAAGCGGCCAAACGAG GGAATCTTTGCTGGCTGAGGGAATGTGTGGAGAACAGGGTGGGAATCAATGGCCTGGACAAGGCTGGCAACACTGCCCTCTACTGGGGATGTCATGGAGGACATAAAG ATGTCGTGGAGCTTCTGCTCAACCAGTCCAGCGTGGAACTCAACCAGCAG AATAAGCTTGGGGACACTGCTCTGCACGCTGCTGCCTGGAAGGGTTATTCTGACATTGTGGCCATGTTACTGAACAAGG ATGCGCGGACGGACATCCGGAACAACGAGAACAAGCTGGCTCTGGAGATGGCCACCAATGCACAGTGTGCCTCGCTGCTCAAAAGGAAGCTGGCCAGCA CTATCACCCGCTCGCACAGCAACGCTGAGGAGTATTTGGATGAGGAGGACTCGGACTGA